A genome region from Ammoniphilus oxalaticus includes the following:
- a CDS encoding small, acid-soluble spore protein, alpha/beta type, with protein sequence MSRRRGIMSEQFKMELAKDLGFYDTVKSEGWGGITTRDAGNLVKRAIEIAEQTLANESQSK encoded by the coding sequence ATGAGTCGCAGACGCGGGATCATGTCGGAGCAGTTTAAAATGGAGTTAGCCAAGGATCTAGGGTTTTACGACACCGTCAAAAGTGAAGGTTGGGGTGGAATCACGACTAGAGATGCGGGTAACCTGGTCAAACGCGCCATTGAAATTGCTGAACAAACGTTAGCCAATGAATCTCAATCAAAATAG
- a CDS encoding 3D domain-containing protein, translating into MNPENDVQSSRNRLLVGGILIALLITGAFIWVYQVSQPKKVEFVRNSESLTVKTKAKTVAQFLQEQNEQVSSFDEVYPELDQKIKNGLKVTYTQKWQVEILEAGQQKVVTTNRKKVQAILADEQIVLGEFDRVHPSLSDEVSADGTIYITRVEKKIEEKEEQIPFNEVSRKDLLLAEGERKVIQEGQPGKALQQYEVVFENGVEKSRQLVGTKVIEPTQDRVVAIGALVTVSRGGASFTPRRVINNVTLTAYAAGAAHTGKDANHPAYAITASGKRAQEGRTVAVDPSVIPMGTWVYIEGIGYRRAEDTGGAVKGNKIDVYFENDQQARNFGMRRSKAVYVIGKNKPQ; encoded by the coding sequence ATGAATCCAGAAAATGATGTCCAGAGTTCAAGGAATCGTCTTTTAGTTGGCGGAATCTTGATCGCTCTTTTAATTACAGGAGCTTTTATCTGGGTATATCAAGTAAGTCAACCCAAAAAGGTGGAATTCGTTCGTAACAGCGAAAGCTTAACAGTAAAAACAAAGGCAAAAACAGTTGCCCAGTTTTTACAAGAACAAAATGAGCAAGTCAGTTCTTTTGACGAAGTCTATCCTGAGTTAGACCAAAAGATTAAGAATGGACTGAAAGTCACATATACGCAAAAATGGCAAGTTGAGATTTTGGAAGCGGGGCAACAAAAGGTTGTCACAACGAACCGAAAAAAGGTACAAGCTATCTTGGCGGATGAACAAATTGTATTGGGGGAATTTGATCGTGTTCATCCGTCGTTATCTGATGAAGTGTCAGCTGATGGAACGATTTATATAACGCGAGTTGAGAAAAAGATAGAGGAAAAAGAGGAACAAATTCCGTTTAATGAAGTGAGTAGGAAGGATTTATTGTTAGCTGAAGGAGAGCGGAAAGTCATTCAAGAGGGTCAGCCTGGCAAAGCGTTGCAACAATACGAAGTTGTCTTTGAAAATGGTGTGGAAAAATCCCGACAGTTAGTTGGGACAAAAGTGATTGAGCCAACGCAGGATCGTGTTGTTGCCATTGGAGCGTTGGTTACCGTGTCACGGGGTGGGGCGAGTTTCACACCGAGGCGGGTAATTAATAATGTGACGCTTACGGCCTATGCAGCCGGGGCAGCCCATACTGGGAAAGATGCGAATCATCCGGCTTACGCGATTACCGCGTCAGGTAAACGAGCGCAAGAGGGTCGTACCGTTGCGGTCGATCCAAGTGTAATTCCGATGGGCACTTGGGTCTATATTGAGGGAATTGGTTATCGCAGGGCGGAAGATACAGGCGGGGCGGTCAAGGGAAATAAAATTGATGTTTATTTTGAAAATGACCAGCAAGCTAGGAATTTCGGTATGCGTAGAAGTAAGGCCGTGTATGTGATTGGTAAAAACAAACCACAATAA
- a CDS encoding TatD family hydrolase produces MLFDTHAHLNSGQFSKDQVEVIQRAKENGVSRIVNIGIDRATNKTSLALAEEYDFIYTAVGWHPHNAKEMRDEDLDWLRELSQHPKVVAIGEIGLDYYRDRSPRDTQQAAFRKQIQLAKEVGLPIIIHDRDAHQDVLDILREENAAEVGGIMHCFSGSPEMAQECIDMNFYISLAGPVSYKNAKRPKEVAQQVPLERLLIETDCPYLTPEPYRGERNESGYVRYVAETIAKLRNMEYEQLCKITYENAERLFKL; encoded by the coding sequence ATGCTATTCGACACACATGCGCACTTAAATTCAGGTCAATTTAGCAAGGATCAAGTAGAGGTTATTCAAAGGGCCAAAGAAAATGGTGTAAGTCGTATTGTCAATATCGGTATTGACCGCGCAACGAACAAAACCTCGTTAGCGCTTGCGGAAGAATATGATTTTATTTATACCGCAGTAGGTTGGCATCCGCATAATGCTAAAGAGATGAGGGATGAGGACTTGGATTGGCTTAGAGAGTTAAGTCAACATCCCAAAGTCGTTGCGATTGGTGAGATTGGTCTCGACTATTATCGAGATCGATCGCCAAGAGATACGCAACAAGCAGCGTTTCGTAAACAGATTCAATTGGCAAAGGAGGTTGGGTTGCCAATTATTATTCATGATCGGGACGCGCATCAAGATGTACTAGACATCCTTCGCGAAGAAAATGCAGCTGAAGTGGGCGGGATTATGCATTGCTTTTCGGGAAGTCCAGAGATGGCGCAAGAATGCATAGACATGAACTTCTACATTTCTTTAGCGGGTCCTGTCTCATATAAAAATGCAAAGCGTCCGAAGGAAGTTGCGCAGCAGGTGCCTTTGGAGCGTTTGTTGATCGAGACGGATTGTCCCTATTTAACGCCTGAACCTTACCGTGGAGAACGTAATGAAAGCGGATATGTTCGGTATGTGGCGGAAACGATTGCGAAGCTACGAAATATGGAATATGAGCAACTGTGTAAAATTACCTATGAAAATGCGGAGCGCCTGTTTAAGCTATAG
- the yabG gene encoding sporulation peptidase YabG, translating to MSIRVGDTVTRKSYGNDIVFMVLSINKEKKTATLQGLDVRLVADAPLDDVIKINSERLRLEKEKSDSRNRESLRLIQQERRLMREKNHWLQAGYVSREEDEQSLSFEIPGSVLHLDGDSRYLERCLSVYQELGVPVKGVHMVESEMPRQIGKLLKQHQPSALVITGHDAYRKQAGGEEDSLDSYRNSRHFVQAVIEARNYEPDKDRLIIFAGACQSKFESLLKAGANFASSPKRINIHTLDPVYIVEKVAFTSIRETINVFELAKNTITGIDGLGGIETFGTFRLGLPITDHMRKQNR from the coding sequence ATGTCAATACGCGTGGGGGACACGGTGACAAGGAAGTCCTATGGCAATGATATCGTTTTTATGGTGTTGAGTATTAACAAAGAGAAAAAAACAGCTACACTGCAAGGTTTAGATGTCCGTTTGGTAGCAGATGCGCCGTTAGATGATGTCATAAAAATCAACTCCGAACGGTTGCGTTTGGAAAAGGAGAAGAGTGACAGTCGTAACCGAGAGTCGCTGCGCCTAATTCAACAGGAACGAAGATTAATGCGTGAAAAAAATCACTGGCTGCAAGCAGGCTATGTCAGTCGGGAAGAAGATGAGCAGTCACTTTCCTTTGAAATCCCTGGTTCGGTGCTGCATCTTGATGGGGACAGTAGATATTTAGAGCGCTGTCTATCTGTTTATCAGGAGCTGGGCGTTCCGGTCAAAGGAGTTCACATGGTTGAGAGTGAGATGCCGCGTCAAATCGGCAAGCTTCTTAAGCAGCATCAACCGAGCGCGTTGGTCATTACGGGGCATGATGCGTATCGAAAACAAGCAGGCGGGGAAGAGGATTCATTAGATTCGTACCGAAACTCACGACACTTTGTACAAGCGGTAATCGAGGCCCGAAATTATGAACCTGATAAAGATCGGCTTATTATTTTTGCCGGAGCCTGTCAGTCAAAGTTTGAAAGTTTACTAAAAGCCGGGGCTAATTTCGCGAGCTCACCCAAACGAATAAATATCCATACGTTAGATCCTGTTTATATTGTTGAGAAGGTAGCCTTTACTTCGATTCGAGAGACGATTAACGTTTTTGAATTGGCAAAAAACACAATAACAGGAATCGATGGGTTAGGTGGGATTGAAACCTTTGGAACGTTTCGCTTAGGATTGCCGATTACGGACCATATGCGGAAGCAAAATAGGTAA
- the glmU gene encoding bifunctional UDP-N-acetylglucosamine diphosphorylase/glucosamine-1-phosphate N-acetyltransferase GlmU, which produces MAQQKYAVVLAAGQGTRMKSKLYKVLHPVCGKPMVQHIVDRLGDILIDEVFVVIGHGAEQVKSQLGSTVQYVHQEQQLGTAHAVMMSSDYLEGKQGTTLVVTGDTPLITDETLQRLMERHNQTGASATILTSILEDATGYGRIIRNADGSVAKIVEHKDATDEERTAREINTGIFCFDNEKLFQALKKVDNQNAQGEYYLTDVIEILKGEGATISAYVTEDPQEGMGVNDRVQLSQVEQIMRKRINEAHMRNGVTIIDPLSTYIEPDVKIGADTVIQPGCFLRGNTQVGEDCLIGPNADLADTTVEDGITIRYTVVLESLIRKEADVGPFAYLRPGCDVGEGVRVGDFVELKNTRLGNGSKVAHLSYLGDAEIGDDVNIGCGTITVNFDGKEKHKTIIGNRSFVGCNANLIAPVTIGDEAYVAAGSTVTKDVPKQALAIARERQTNKEGYAEKFLRKEK; this is translated from the coding sequence ATGGCTCAACAAAAATATGCGGTTGTTTTGGCGGCAGGCCAAGGCACTCGAATGAAATCAAAGTTGTATAAGGTGTTGCATCCTGTTTGTGGAAAGCCGATGGTTCAGCATATCGTAGATCGCCTAGGCGATATTTTAATAGATGAGGTTTTTGTGGTCATTGGACACGGCGCTGAACAGGTAAAGAGTCAGTTGGGCTCAACCGTTCAATACGTTCATCAGGAGCAACAACTAGGAACGGCTCATGCGGTCATGATGAGCAGTGACTATTTGGAAGGAAAGCAAGGAACAACATTGGTTGTTACAGGGGACACCCCTTTAATTACAGATGAAACACTACAACGACTAATGGAACGCCACAACCAGACAGGCGCTTCCGCTACAATTCTTACTTCTATATTAGAGGATGCGACAGGATACGGAAGAATTATTCGTAATGCGGATGGATCTGTGGCTAAAATTGTGGAACATAAAGATGCAACGGATGAAGAAAGAACGGCGCGTGAGATTAATACAGGAATTTTCTGTTTCGATAACGAGAAGTTATTTCAAGCGTTGAAAAAGGTAGACAATCAAAATGCGCAAGGGGAATACTACCTGACAGATGTCATTGAGATTTTGAAGGGCGAGGGAGCGACTATATCCGCCTATGTAACTGAAGATCCACAGGAAGGGATGGGTGTTAATGATCGCGTCCAGCTTTCGCAAGTGGAACAAATTATGAGAAAGAGAATTAATGAAGCTCATATGCGAAATGGCGTGACCATCATTGATCCGTTGTCGACTTATATTGAACCAGATGTCAAAATTGGGGCCGATACTGTGATCCAACCTGGTTGTTTCTTAAGAGGAAATACACAAGTTGGGGAAGACTGTTTGATTGGACCGAACGCGGATCTTGCCGACACAACCGTTGAAGATGGAATTACAATTCGATATACAGTTGTTTTAGAGAGTCTCATTCGAAAGGAAGCCGATGTTGGTCCCTTCGCTTATTTGCGTCCTGGATGCGATGTGGGGGAAGGTGTTCGAGTCGGTGATTTTGTAGAGCTGAAAAACACGCGTTTAGGCAACGGGTCAAAAGTTGCTCATCTTTCGTATTTAGGCGATGCGGAAATAGGTGACGACGTAAATATCGGCTGTGGCACGATTACAGTTAATTTTGACGGCAAGGAAAAGCATAAGACGATCATTGGGAATCGTTCTTTTGTTGGTTGCAACGCAAATTTAATCGCGCCAGTAACGATTGGTGATGAAGCTTACGTAGCAGCGGGTTCCACCGTTACGAAGGACGTCCCAAAACAGGCTTTAGCTATAGCAAGAGAGAGGCAAACAAACAAAGAAGGTTATGCAGAAAAATTTCTTCGCAAGGAAAAATAG
- the rnmV gene encoding ribonuclease M5, which translates to MMIKEVIVVEGKSDTLAIQRAVQADTIETGGSALSNQVIERIKRAQQMRGVIIFTDPDYPGEKIRKQISQAVPGCKHAFITEDQGRGKRNLGVENASDDVIRKALQDVRTEVLGGFKEEISFQELQSAGLVGGPNSGQNRKKLGELLGVGYANAKQLHKRLNQLQISKREFEAAVDTLGGDEE; encoded by the coding sequence ATGATGATTAAAGAAGTGATTGTTGTTGAAGGGAAGTCGGACACGCTTGCGATTCAGCGCGCTGTCCAAGCGGATACAATTGAAACCGGGGGTTCGGCTTTGTCGAATCAGGTAATTGAAAGAATCAAACGCGCGCAACAAATGCGTGGTGTGATTATTTTTACGGATCCTGACTACCCAGGCGAAAAAATTCGCAAACAAATCAGTCAAGCTGTGCCAGGTTGTAAACATGCCTTTATAACGGAGGACCAGGGGCGGGGAAAAAGAAATTTAGGTGTTGAAAACGCGTCGGATGATGTGATTAGAAAAGCGTTGCAAGATGTTCGAACGGAAGTTTTAGGAGGATTTAAAGAAGAGATTTCATTCCAAGAGTTGCAGAGCGCGGGACTTGTCGGCGGGCCTAATTCGGGACAGAATCGAAAGAAACTTGGGGAATTGTTAGGGGTTGGTTACGCAAATGCGAAACAGTTACACAAGCGATTAAATCAGCTGCAAATTTCGAAGCGAGAATTTGAAGCGGCGGTTGATACTTTGGGAGGAGATGAAGAATGA
- a CDS encoding Veg family protein — translation MANNNTLMDIKRVLDSHLGERIVLKANRGRRKTVERTGILESTYPSIFIVKLDEDLHSFERVSYSYADVLTETVMLTVCPDESDEFEITFDQ, via the coding sequence ATGGCAAACAATAATACTTTAATGGATATTAAGCGTGTCTTGGATTCCCATCTTGGTGAACGGATTGTGCTCAAGGCAAATCGAGGTCGACGTAAGACAGTAGAAAGGACAGGTATTCTTGAATCAACCTATCCCTCTATTTTTATTGTAAAATTGGACGAAGATCTTCATTCCTTTGAACGTGTTTCATACAGTTATGCAGATGTACTAACAGAAACAGTGATGCTAACTGTTTGTCCCGATGAAAGTGATGAATTTGAAATAACATTCGATCAGTAG
- the purR gene encoding pur operon repressor has product MGRKLRRSSRLVDMTQHLLEHPYKLIPLTLFAEQFGSAKSSISEDLSIIKELFEYKGSGLLKTVAGAAGGVKYIPLLKRELAETVVQEICVALEKSERLLPGGYLYMSDILGNPETLNKIGKIMATVFAEREIDVVMTVETKGIPLAYATANYLNTPVVIVRRDSKVTEGSVVSINYVSGSSKRIQTMSLARRVMPEKSKVLIIDDFMKAGGTARGMIDLLKEFNAKVVGLGVLAEAADVEERLIDDYVSLAKIAHLDARNREIKVNPGNFLSQMCH; this is encoded by the coding sequence ATGGGAAGGAAGTTAAGAAGGAGCTCTCGCCTGGTTGATATGACTCAGCATCTGCTAGAGCATCCTTATAAATTAATCCCGTTAACTTTATTTGCGGAGCAGTTTGGTTCGGCGAAATCCTCGATTAGCGAAGATCTCTCTATCATTAAGGAACTCTTCGAATATAAAGGAAGCGGCTTATTGAAAACGGTAGCTGGGGCAGCGGGCGGAGTAAAGTATATTCCTTTATTAAAACGAGAATTGGCCGAAACTGTGGTCCAGGAAATTTGTGTCGCTCTCGAGAAATCCGAACGATTGTTGCCGGGTGGCTACTTATATATGTCCGATATTCTTGGAAATCCTGAAACGCTTAATAAAATAGGAAAGATAATGGCGACTGTATTTGCTGAGCGAGAGATCGATGTGGTGATGACGGTGGAGACAAAAGGAATTCCGTTGGCTTATGCGACTGCGAATTATTTAAATACGCCCGTTGTTATCGTTCGACGTGACAGTAAAGTGACGGAGGGCTCTGTTGTTAGCATTAACTACGTATCGGGCTCTAGCAAGCGAATTCAGACGATGTCCCTAGCGAGAAGGGTGATGCCTGAGAAGTCAAAAGTGCTCATTATCGATGATTTCATGAAGGCTGGCGGGACAGCGCGCGGTATGATTGATTTGCTCAAAGAATTCAACGCTAAAGTAGTTGGGTTAGGTGTATTAGCGGAGGCTGCCGATGTAGAAGAAAGACTAATCGATGATTATGTTTCTTTAGCTAAGATCGCCCATCTCGATGCGAGGAATAGGGAAATAAAAGTAAATCCAGGTAATTTTTTATCTCAAATGTGTCATTAG
- the ispE gene encoding 4-(cytidine 5'-diphospho)-2-C-methyl-D-erythritol kinase, with product MRISVKAPAKINLTLDVVGKRADGYHEVEMVMTTIDLADRIDIYPREDDQITIDCSAYFVPLGEKNLVYQVAKIIKDKLGIKQGVHFYIHKRIPIAAGLAGGSADAAAAIRGLNNLWQLGLSVQEMAEIGSKVGSDVAFCVYGGTALAQGRGEQITTLPSPPPAWVVLAKPPIAVSTSEIYGKTKMGEITAYPRRSERMIDAINNRDYNEVYKSLGNHLETVTLSLYPEVRKIKEQMLRFGADASLMSGSGPTVFCLVDKESRVGRIYNGLRGFCSDVYAVRIIGERSYAGLPKTVQK from the coding sequence ATGAGGATATCGGTTAAAGCGCCAGCAAAGATAAATCTAACACTCGATGTTGTCGGAAAACGGGCCGACGGTTACCATGAAGTCGAGATGGTAATGACCACCATTGATTTAGCGGATCGGATTGATATCTATCCCCGTGAAGATGATCAGATTACGATTGATTGTTCAGCGTATTTTGTGCCGCTTGGAGAAAAAAACCTTGTCTACCAAGTAGCAAAGATCATCAAGGATAAATTAGGAATTAAACAGGGTGTCCACTTTTATATACATAAAAGGATTCCGATTGCGGCTGGATTGGCTGGGGGGAGCGCGGATGCGGCGGCCGCTATACGCGGTTTAAATAATTTATGGCAACTCGGTTTATCTGTGCAGGAAATGGCTGAAATCGGGTCTAAAGTTGGTTCCGACGTGGCTTTCTGCGTATATGGGGGTACCGCATTAGCGCAAGGAAGAGGTGAACAAATTACAACATTGCCTTCACCTCCGCCAGCTTGGGTTGTGTTGGCGAAACCTCCGATCGCTGTTTCTACTTCAGAAATATATGGAAAGACAAAAATGGGCGAGATTACAGCCTATCCGCGTAGGTCCGAACGAATGATCGATGCAATTAACAATCGTGATTATAACGAGGTATACAAGTCGTTGGGAAATCATTTGGAAACGGTCACGTTATCCTTGTACCCTGAAGTTAGAAAGATTAAGGAGCAAATGCTGAGATTCGGGGCTGATGCGTCTTTAATGTCAGGCAGCGGTCCAACGGTGTTTTGTCTGGTCGATAAGGAATCCCGGGTTGGACGGATATACAATGGATTGCGTGGCTTTTGCAGTGATGTTTACGCCGTTCGAATAATTGGTGAAAGGTCTTATGCTGGCTTGCCAAAAACCGTACAAAAATGA
- the metG gene encoding methionine--tRNA ligase, which yields MSSKPTFYITTPIYYPSNKLHIGNAYTTIAADAMARYKRLRGYDVYYLTGTDEHGQKLQKRAEEDGLKPLQFIDPVVEWIKDLWVRLDISYDDFIRTTEPRHKVVVQKIFEKLVDQGDIYLGEYEGYYCLPCEAFWTERQVKKEGKLICPDCDREVSLVQEKSYFFRMSKYQDRLLKYIEENPDFIQPASRRNEMVNNFLKPGLEDLCVSRTTFDWGIPVTSDPEHVIYVWIDALANYITALGFMSDDDRLYQKYWPANVQLIGKDILRFHTIYWPIILMALDAPLPEKVFGHGWLLMPDGKMSKSKGNVIDPKFLIERYGSDSIRYFLLREIAFGHDGTFTPEAFIQRLNYDLANDLGNLVSRTTAMIDQYFDGVIPAPTESGEFDEELIELARQTVGKVEEHLDNMRFSNALTHIWELVGRTNKYIDETTPWGLAKEETKRGRLATVLYNLAESIRITSILIQPFMTKTPAKIWTQLGLQVGSPEVDWDQAGQWGKLPAGSKIDRSGVLFPRLELEAEMAAIDEKTAAALQQAEQNQQKQEQEQQSAQPSAPEAEEITIDDFMKVELRVAEVISAEPVPKADRLLKLQLDLGYEQRQVVSGIAKYYNPTELKGQKVICVTNLKPVKLRGEMSYGMILAASEGDQLKLASVPEGMPNGAKIT from the coding sequence GTGTCGAGTAAACCAACATTTTACATTACAACACCGATTTATTATCCAAGTAACAAATTACATATAGGAAACGCTTATACGACAATTGCCGCGGACGCGATGGCTAGATATAAAAGGCTTCGCGGATATGATGTTTATTATTTAACGGGAACGGATGAGCATGGGCAAAAGCTTCAAAAGCGGGCAGAGGAGGATGGTTTAAAGCCACTTCAATTTATTGATCCTGTTGTCGAATGGATTAAAGATTTATGGGTTCGCCTTGATATTTCGTATGATGACTTCATCAGGACGACAGAGCCTCGTCATAAAGTTGTTGTGCAAAAAATATTTGAAAAGCTTGTTGATCAAGGCGATATTTATTTAGGTGAGTACGAAGGGTATTACTGTTTGCCTTGTGAAGCATTTTGGACAGAGCGGCAAGTGAAAAAGGAAGGGAAGTTAATTTGCCCTGATTGCGACAGGGAAGTTAGCCTTGTTCAAGAAAAAAGTTATTTTTTCCGTATGTCTAAGTACCAAGATCGATTGTTAAAATATATAGAAGAAAATCCGGACTTTATTCAACCCGCCTCAAGGCGCAATGAAATGGTCAACAATTTCTTAAAACCGGGCCTGGAAGATTTATGTGTTTCGAGAACTACCTTTGATTGGGGCATCCCTGTTACGAGCGATCCTGAGCACGTCATCTATGTGTGGATTGATGCTCTTGCAAACTACATAACGGCTCTCGGCTTTATGTCTGATGATGATCGTCTATATCAAAAGTATTGGCCTGCTAACGTTCAGTTAATCGGTAAAGACATCTTGCGATTCCATACGATCTACTGGCCAATTATTTTAATGGCGCTAGATGCCCCGTTACCAGAAAAAGTGTTTGGGCATGGCTGGTTATTAATGCCTGACGGAAAAATGTCGAAATCAAAAGGAAATGTAATTGATCCGAAATTTTTGATAGAGCGCTATGGTTCGGACTCTATTCGCTATTTCTTGCTTAGAGAAATAGCCTTTGGACATGATGGCACGTTTACGCCTGAAGCATTTATTCAACGATTGAATTATGATTTAGCAAACGATTTGGGTAACTTGGTTAGCCGAACAACGGCGATGATTGATCAATATTTTGACGGTGTGATCCCTGCTCCAACAGAGTCAGGCGAGTTTGATGAAGAACTGATTGAACTAGCTCGCCAAACGGTTGGTAAAGTGGAAGAGCATTTGGACAATATGAGGTTTAGTAATGCTTTAACACATATTTGGGAATTAGTTGGAAGAACGAACAAATATATTGATGAGACGACGCCATGGGGGTTGGCGAAAGAAGAAACGAAGCGAGGGCGATTAGCGACGGTTCTTTATAATCTTGCAGAAAGTATTCGCATCACTTCAATTCTAATCCAACCGTTTATGACGAAGACGCCTGCGAAAATTTGGACTCAACTCGGCTTGCAAGTGGGCAGTCCCGAGGTGGATTGGGATCAAGCGGGACAATGGGGCAAGCTCCCAGCTGGATCTAAGATTGATCGGTCGGGCGTACTGTTTCCGCGCTTGGAACTTGAAGCAGAAATGGCGGCGATTGATGAAAAGACAGCTGCAGCCCTTCAACAAGCTGAACAAAATCAGCAGAAACAGGAACAGGAACAACAATCCGCGCAACCAAGCGCGCCAGAAGCGGAAGAAATTACGATTGATGATTTTATGAAAGTGGAGCTGCGCGTCGCTGAAGTCATTTCCGCGGAACCTGTTCCTAAAGCGGATCGATTGCTTAAATTGCAACTCGATCTCGGTTATGAACAGCGCCAAGTAGTTTCAGGTATTGCTAAGTATTACAACCCAACAGAGTTAAAGGGCCAAAAAGTAATTTGCGTAACGAATTTAAAGCCAGTTAAATTACGCGGCGAAATGTCTTACGGAATGATCCTGGCTGCCTCGGAAGGGGATCAACTAAAATTGGCTTCTGTCCCAGAGGGAATGCCAAATGGAGCGAAGATCACATAA
- the spoVG gene encoding septation regulator SpoVG: MEVTDVRLRRVNTDGRMKAICSITIDNEFVVHDIRVIDGNNGMFVAMPSKRTPDGEFRDIAHPISSSTREKIQAAVLAEYDRVGLEEEEEHLVEGA; this comes from the coding sequence ATGGAAGTGACAGATGTAAGACTCCGCCGCGTCAACACGGATGGACGTATGAAAGCCATTTGTTCAATAACAATTGATAACGAGTTTGTCGTTCATGATATTCGCGTTATTGATGGTAACAATGGAATGTTTGTAGCGATGCCAAGTAAGCGAACTCCAGATGGGGAATTTAGGGATATTGCGCATCCGATTTCTTCATCTACCCGTGAGAAGATCCAAGCCGCAGTTCTTGCTGAATATGATCGGGTTGGTCTCGAGGAGGAAGAAGAGCACCTTGTAGAAGGGGCCTAA
- the rsmA gene encoding 16S rRNA (adenine(1518)-N(6)/adenine(1519)-N(6))-dimethyltransferase RsmA, whose translation MKDIATPSRTKQILKQYGFSFKKSLGQNFLIDTNILHNIVKAAELDDMTAALEIGPGIGALTEQLARAAGKVVAIELDQRLLPILQDTLEPYSNVDVVHGDVLEVDLRALFAEKFLGYEKVSVVANLPYYVTSPILMRFLEEELPVQNIVVMIQKEVAERICAKPGGKEYGALSIIAQYFAEPEIAMIVPSSVFIPQPNVDSAVLKLAVRSKPPVEVADRQFLFKVIKSCFTQRRKTIYNNLVSSLFGKEHRELLTEILEQAEIDPIRRGETLTIAEFARLTCLIAEAGYQANED comes from the coding sequence ATGAAAGATATTGCGACACCGTCCCGGACGAAGCAAATTCTTAAACAATATGGCTTTTCTTTCAAGAAAAGTTTGGGTCAAAACTTTTTGATCGATACGAACATTTTACATAATATCGTTAAGGCTGCCGAGTTAGATGATATGACCGCAGCGCTTGAAATCGGTCCAGGTATTGGAGCTCTAACAGAACAATTAGCGCGCGCCGCGGGGAAGGTGGTGGCGATTGAGCTGGACCAGAGGCTGCTTCCTATTTTACAAGATACGTTAGAACCGTACTCTAATGTGGATGTTGTCCACGGGGACGTGTTGGAAGTGGACCTAAGAGCCTTGTTTGCAGAGAAGTTTTTGGGTTATGAAAAAGTAAGCGTAGTCGCGAATTTACCTTATTATGTGACAAGTCCGATTTTGATGAGATTTTTGGAGGAAGAGCTGCCTGTTCAAAACATCGTGGTTATGATTCAAAAAGAGGTTGCTGAACGAATCTGCGCGAAACCAGGCGGCAAGGAGTATGGGGCGCTAAGTATCATCGCTCAATATTTTGCGGAACCTGAAATCGCGATGATTGTGCCGAGTAGTGTCTTTATCCCCCAGCCGAATGTCGATTCGGCCGTCTTGAAGCTAGCAGTCCGCAGCAAGCCACCGGTCGAAGTTGCCGATCGCCAATTTTTATTTAAAGTGATCAAATCGTGTTTTACACAACGCCGCAAAACGATTTACAACAACTTAGTGAGCTCTCTATTTGGGAAAGAACATCGTGAACTTTTGACAGAAATATTAGAGCAAGCGGAAATCGATCCAATCAGAAGGGGAGAGACATTAACGATCGCTGAATTCGCTAGGTTGACCTGCTTGATCGCTGAGGCTGGATACCAAGCAAATGAGGATTAG
- a CDS encoding RidA family protein, translating to MEIVQTNKAPQAIGPYSQAMKAGGFVFVSGNIPLKADGSLVTGSIEEQTHQVFSNIKAVLEEAGSSLDKVVKTTVFLKDMDQFTAVNEVYGSYFSSHKPARSTVEAARLPRDVAVEIDVISIL from the coding sequence ATGGAAATTGTTCAGACTAATAAGGCGCCGCAAGCGATTGGTCCGTATTCACAAGCAATGAAAGCAGGCGGATTTGTGTTTGTGTCCGGAAATATCCCTTTAAAAGCGGATGGCTCGCTAGTGACGGGTTCAATTGAGGAGCAAACGCATCAAGTGTTCTCGAATATTAAGGCTGTCCTTGAAGAAGCTGGGAGCAGTTTGGATAAAGTAGTGAAAACAACGGTATTCTTGAAGGATATGGATCAATTTACAGCGGTAAATGAAGTGTATGGAAGTTATTTTTCCTCCCATAAGCCTGCGAGATCAACGGTTGAAGCGGCTAGATTGCCAAGAGACGTGGCAGTAGAGATTGATGTGATTTCCATTTTGTAG